A genomic stretch from Nitrospirota bacterium includes:
- the rnr gene encoding ribonuclease R: protein MIDKEKLKKYLKSMKKPQSFGELSKRLCGTSKETRLLKKYLREQLRLGAVVRTKNGHYGPAEGMGLATGYFEAHRGGYGFVIVDKSGERDIFIPGRKTNGAMDNDRVIVRMEDTRRREGSIVQVVERVSDKVFGRVDYVGNACYLKPKNKTIMFDLFIPEKDTLNAKSGDNVIAEITDYGNSSRPPTGKITKILTVPEGPKSEIDMIAEEFHLPVRFPKAVSSEAKALPDNITSDMITERMDLRELNTVTIDGERARDFDDAISIVKEGFEYKLYVHIADVSHFVPWESALDTEARKRGTSVYFPDRVIPMFPKRLSEELCSLKPKVDRLAFTAEMCFREDGSRSSANFYPSVIRSNERMTYTAVKEILIDKNERQRKKYAALLPEFEFMEELCHKLRAVRLKRGSLDFDLPEPEIILDMQGGLQSIAGTDRNFAHFIVEEFMIAANEAVSGFLESLKIPTVFRIHEAPDERKLDEIIKVLKCTISWSKNRISASDFPKIIAKASETPFKEVINYLVLRSLKQARYSTVNERHFGLASVSYTHFTSPIRRYPDLVVHRVLREALTMGTHSGKQKEFLKKLSDIAFHCSHRERVAEEAERETINALRVWFLKDSVGEKFTGKIVGINARGLRVRLDGHFIDGMVEVSQMFDDYYVFDDKNLTLRGKNTKKVFSIGSMVTVWIESVDMQEREIFFSFRGLN from the coding sequence ATGATAGACAAAGAGAAATTAAAGAAATATTTAAAATCAATGAAAAAGCCTCAGTCCTTTGGAGAGCTGTCAAAACGGCTATGTGGAACATCGAAAGAGACCCGCCTGCTTAAAAAATATCTTAGGGAACAGTTGCGCCTTGGAGCAGTGGTGAGAACCAAAAACGGGCACTACGGGCCTGCAGAGGGGATGGGTCTTGCCACTGGTTATTTTGAGGCCCACAGGGGAGGATATGGGTTTGTAATTGTGGATAAATCCGGAGAGAGGGACATTTTTATTCCCGGCAGGAAGACAAACGGAGCAATGGACAATGACCGTGTGATTGTGAGAATGGAGGACACCAGAAGGCGAGAGGGCTCCATAGTGCAGGTGGTTGAGCGGGTTAGCGATAAGGTCTTTGGACGGGTTGATTATGTTGGAAATGCTTGTTATCTTAAGCCAAAGAATAAGACAATTATGTTTGACCTGTTTATACCGGAAAAAGACACGCTAAACGCAAAGTCCGGCGATAATGTAATAGCTGAAATAACAGACTATGGAAATTCAAGCAGGCCGCCGACAGGGAAAATCACAAAAATCCTGACAGTCCCTGAGGGACCAAAATCTGAGATAGACATGATAGCCGAGGAGTTTCATCTGCCTGTCAGATTCCCTAAGGCTGTCTCATCTGAGGCAAAAGCCTTGCCGGATAACATTACATCGGATATGATTACTGAACGCATGGATTTACGCGAACTTAACACAGTTACAATAGATGGGGAAAGGGCAAGGGATTTTGATGACGCAATATCAATAGTGAAAGAGGGGTTTGAGTATAAGCTCTACGTGCATATTGCCGATGTAAGCCACTTTGTGCCGTGGGAGAGTGCTCTTGATACAGAGGCACGTAAGCGCGGCACGTCGGTTTATTTTCCAGACAGAGTAATCCCGATGTTTCCCAAACGGCTTTCTGAGGAACTGTGCAGCCTTAAGCCAAAAGTTGACCGCCTGGCTTTTACCGCGGAAATGTGTTTCAGGGAGGACGGCTCAAGAAGCTCTGCAAATTTTTATCCCTCAGTGATACGAAGCAATGAAAGGATGACCTATACCGCGGTTAAAGAGATACTTATTGATAAGAATGAGCGACAGAGAAAAAAATATGCCGCACTCTTGCCGGAATTTGAGTTTATGGAGGAGTTATGCCATAAGTTAAGGGCAGTGCGGCTTAAGCGGGGCAGTCTTGATTTTGATCTGCCTGAGCCTGAGATAATACTTGATATGCAGGGGGGGCTCCAAAGTATAGCCGGAACGGATAGAAACTTTGCGCATTTTATCGTCGAGGAGTTTATGATAGCCGCTAATGAGGCGGTTAGCGGCTTTTTGGAATCGCTTAAGATTCCGACAGTTTTCAGAATTCATGAAGCGCCTGATGAAAGAAAACTCGATGAAATAATAAAAGTCCTCAAATGCACTATATCATGGAGCAAAAACCGGATATCTGCCTCAGATTTTCCTAAAATAATAGCAAAAGCCTCGGAAACCCCTTTTAAGGAGGTAATTAATTATCTGGTATTAAGGAGTTTGAAACAGGCACGGTACTCAACAGTAAATGAAAGGCACTTTGGACTTGCCTCAGTTAGCTATACGCACTTTACATCTCCCATAAGGCGGTACCCTGATCTGGTTGTGCACAGAGTGCTCAGGGAGGCTTTAACAATGGGGACTCACAGTGGGAAACAAAAGGAGTTTTTAAAAAAATTATCCGATATAGCTTTTCACTGTTCCCACAGGGAGAGGGTAGCTGAGGAGGCGGAAAGAGAAACGATAAATGCGTTGCGGGTTTGGTTTTTAAAAGACAGCGTGGGAGAGAAGTTTACGGGTAAAATTGTGGGAATAAACGCAAGAGGGCTAAGAGTGAGACTGGATGGCCACTTCATAGACGGCATGGTGGAGGTCTCTCAGATGTTTGATGACTACTATGTGTTTGATGACAAGAACCTGACTCTAAGAGGAAAAAACACAAAGAAGGTGTTTTCAATAGGCAGCATGGTTACTGTATGGATAGAGAGTGTGGATATGCAAGAGAGGGAAATATTTTTTAGTTTTCGGGGGCTGAACTAA
- a CDS encoding DUF4337 domain-containing protein, translated as MAEEKKEPWLNWLAMTTVLFAVLATLSTFKGGSYSTKSLLFQSQASDEWAYFQSKSIKSYIYEAQKDRYESELKYSEPKLSDVQQKHYNEKIAAFGEKIKKYESEKKAIAAEAKKLEQQRDEAKNHSQAFGMAVIFLQIAILIGSISALMKKKTLWYVSIIIGIAGIFNFINGFMLFLSV; from the coding sequence ATGGCAGAAGAAAAAAAGGAACCATGGCTTAATTGGCTAGCCATGACAACAGTGCTGTTTGCCGTCCTGGCCACTTTGTCCACATTTAAAGGTGGCAGCTATTCAACCAAATCGCTGCTCTTTCAATCACAGGCATCAGATGAGTGGGCGTACTTTCAGTCAAAGAGCATAAAAAGCTATATATACGAGGCACAGAAAGACCGATACGAATCAGAATTAAAATACTCTGAACCTAAACTATCAGACGTTCAACAAAAACACTACAATGAAAAAATAGCTGCCTTCGGTGAGAAGATAAAAAAGTACGAAAGCGAGAAAAAAGCAATCGCTGCCGAGGCTAAAAAACTTGAACAGCAGCGCGATGAGGCAAAGAATCATTCCCAGGCATTTGGCATGGCCGTCATATTCCTTCAGATAGCTATTCTGATAGGCTCTATATCGGCTCTTATGAAAAAGAAAACCCTGTGGTATGTCAGTATTATTATAGGCATAGCGGGGATTTTTAACTTCATTAACGGATTTATGTTGTTTTTATCTGTGTGA